In Natrinema sp. SYSU A 869, the following proteins share a genomic window:
- a CDS encoding substrate-binding domain-containing protein, with amino-acid sequence MEYRRREVLGASAAGIAAAVAGCLGQGGDDSGGSIEGEELALATTTSTYDTGLLDEINAAFQERFGTPVAANAQGTGAAIESARNGNADVILVHARSLEDEFMREGHGVNRRSLMFNDFVIVGPSDDPAGVGDTEQAIAAFEAIASAQAQFVSRGDDSGTHTKELAIWDESGAEPGGEWYQELGSGMGETLNNASESGSYTLADRGTFLSMQDNVDLEILLQGPIEGGPELLANPYGIMAANPEIHSNVNYDLAMAYIGFFTSPEGQELVGDYTANGEQLFYPEALSEDPNFQQYVPEGWQPDSSEE; translated from the coding sequence ATGGAATATCGACGTCGAGAGGTACTCGGAGCGAGTGCGGCCGGGATCGCCGCAGCAGTCGCAGGGTGTCTTGGACAGGGTGGCGACGATAGCGGGGGGTCGATCGAGGGTGAAGAGCTCGCGCTCGCGACAACGACGAGCACGTACGATACGGGACTGCTCGACGAGATCAACGCAGCGTTCCAGGAGCGGTTCGGCACGCCCGTTGCGGCCAACGCCCAAGGGACGGGCGCCGCGATCGAGTCCGCTCGCAACGGCAACGCAGACGTTATTCTGGTCCACGCGCGCTCGCTCGAGGACGAATTCATGCGAGAGGGACACGGGGTCAACCGGCGGAGCCTGATGTTCAACGACTTCGTGATCGTCGGGCCGAGCGACGACCCAGCGGGCGTCGGCGACACCGAGCAGGCGATTGCGGCCTTCGAGGCCATCGCGAGCGCGCAAGCGCAGTTTGTTTCGCGCGGCGACGACTCGGGCACGCACACGAAAGAGTTAGCTATCTGGGACGAATCGGGTGCCGAGCCCGGCGGCGAGTGGTACCAGGAGCTCGGGAGCGGCATGGGAGAGACGCTGAACAACGCGAGCGAGTCGGGCTCGTACACGCTCGCCGATCGGGGGACGTTCCTCTCGATGCAGGATAACGTCGATCTCGAGATCCTGCTGCAGGGGCCGATCGAGGGCGGACCGGAGCTGCTCGCGAACCCGTACGGAATCATGGCGGCCAATCCGGAAATCCACTCGAACGTGAACTACGACCTCGCGATGGCCTACATCGGCTTTTTCACGAGTCCGGAGGGGCAGGAACTCGTCGGGGACTACACGGCGAACGGCGAACAGCTGTTCTACCCCGAGGCCCTGTCGGAGGACCCAAACTTCCAACAGTACGTTCCGGAGGGATGGCAACCGGACTCGAGCGAGGAGTGA